Proteins from a single region of Ogataea parapolymorpha DL-1 chromosome IV, whole genome shotgun sequence:
- a CDS encoding Protein GRC3, translated as MSRGGPSISAFAALSSADDDELIGYEQSDEDAESVGEQRPVSEPPELAPSKPSVPVYSAPNAPVVVSCSKFVPTNENVVYGRGYVVIGLKADEFLMVKGQYTLKIQRGAVQIDSILYHSSHDAIKIYGLSLSSIPLISAAQVTDQSLVEDTVLPETEHLFTPNYKSVIRLDDVFDGMEKIGLLYPQLKNIHPNREDIDEFEGSAFAKSFYPYSFKVVESPSNNLGTYINKTWKNALETLVNDSGAADSMRVLVIGAKNTGKSTFLRLLLNKLASHEHISPKVLDIDPGQPEYSLPDCISLTTHHRPIHGQYFPFLCDRPARSCYIGFNTPQRQPIKYISQLKALATHLDMENGPMLINSPGWIKGFGVEILKELTAAVRPTHLVYLSFGGEDDNQLLCNLTYENLIRVPVPGFTSRASDIVRYSPSQIRNFRLLSYFHYNRYDKTFDFEPLLARSPYKISYADFSNREKLLRFPGLSGISILDAANINHEDLVECLETQVVAVFELENEEFINYYDEMVQHNQLSSLESYPNLFNNTLESVVSEFRGLALIHSINTTAKYINLYTPIDVARLSKSLATNETKLVLVKGRSDLPTEELIPKMIAKTALPYVTYTAFGKGAKSVNVRRNIQRKK; from the coding sequence ATGTCTAGAGGAGGCCCGTCGATAAGTGCTTTTGCGGCGCTGAGCAGCGCTGACGATGACGAACTGATTGGTTACGAACAGTCAGACGAGGACGCTGAGTCTGTGGGTGAGCAACGGCCAGTTTCTGAGCCGCCAGAGCTGGCTCCTTCCAAGCCCTCTGTGCCTGTCTACTCAGCTCCAAATGCCCCCGTTGTTGTTTCTTGCTCAAAGTTTGTGCCCACCAATGAGAATGTGGTTTATGGACGGGGTTATGTAGTTATTGGGCTGAAAGCAGACGAATTTCTTATGGTCAAGGGCCAGTACACGTTGAAAATCCAGAGAGGAGCCGTGCAAATAGACTCTATCTTGTACCACTCGAGCCATGATGCTATCAAAATATACGGGCTGTCACTTTCCAGTATTCCACTAATCTCAGCTGCACAGGTTACCGACCAGAGTCTAGTCGAAGATACGGTTCTGCCAGAAACGGAACATTTATTCACGCCAAACTACAAATCGGTGATTAGACTCGATGACGTTTTTGACGGCATGGAGAAAATAGGCCTTCTTTATCCGCAATTGAAGAATATCCATCCAAACAGGGAGGATattgacgagtttgaggGCTCTGCATTCGCTAAATCTTTTTACCCTTACTCTTTCAAAGTGGTGGAAAGCCCGAGTAATAATCTTGGCACATATATCAACAaaacctggaaaaacgCTTTGGAAACGCTTGTCAATGATTCTGGGGCTGCTGATAGCATGCGTGTATTAGTCATTGGGGCCAAAAATACCGGCAAATCCACGTTTCTTCGACTGCTACTTAATAAACTGGCGTCTCACGAGCATATCTCGCCCAAAGTGTTAGACATTGATCCAGGACAACCTGAATATTCTCTTCCTGACTGTATATCTTTGACTACGCACCACAGACCCATACATGGTCAATACTTTCCGTTCCTTTGCGACCGTCCAGCACGATCTTGCTATATTGGTTTCAATACTCCCCAACGTCAGCCCATCAAGTATATTTCGCAGCTGAAAGCGTTGGCAACACATCTGGACATGGAAAATGGTCCGATGCTAATAAATTCTCCGGGGTGGATCAAAGGATTCGGAGTCGAGATTCTGAAAGAGCTTACTGCTGCAGTCCGTCCAACTCACCTTGTCTACCTTTCCTTTGGCGGCGAAGACGATAACCAGCTGTTATGCAATCTGACCTACGAAAATCTCATACGCGTTCCTGTCCCTGGGTTCACTTCTAGGGCATCTGATATAGTGCGCTACTCACCTTCTCAAATCCGCAACTTTAGACTGCTATCTTATTTCCATTACAATCGCTACGACAAGacatttgattttgagccaTTGCTGGCAAGATCTCCATACAAAATCAGCTATGCCGATTTCTCTAACAGAGAGAAACTACTTAGATTCCCAGGGTTGTCGGGTATTTCCATTTTGGATGCTGCAAACATCAACCACGAGGACCTGGTCGAGTGCTTGGAAACTCAAGTCGTGGCGGtgtttgagcttgaaaatgagGAATTTATTAACTATTACGACGAGATGGTCCAGCATAATCAACTGAGCTCACTCGAGTCCTATCCGAATCTTTTCAACAATACCCTCGAATCGGTGGTGTCTGAATTTCGAGGCTTAGCTTTGATCCATTCAATCAACACCACGGCCAAATACATCAATCTATACACGCCAATTGATGTTGCACGTCTCTCCAAGTCACTGGCCACCAACGAAACCAAACTGGTGTTGGTGAAAGGACGATCCGATCTTCCAACAGAGGAACTCATCCCCAAAATGATTGCCAAGACGGCTCTTCCATACGTCACATACACGGCCTTTGGCAAAGGTGCGAAATCCGTGAATGTTCGACGCAACATTCAGCGCAAAAAATAG
- a CDS encoding Ribosome biogenesis ATPase RIX7 — protein sequence MNLLEEQTEIMRSKGITNGPLTMALAKDLTSLQIFEYVKLKDASFRRTKDDHLRYSIDRVWKTVIADEEEEMKSMGIDPSTLKIKDEESEEQDNMMEVKDTNQANRSVVSLWKEENDVQASATETAEPDEKKAKKRSKDGSKHSKRPKVAKDRTPPTLTLSQLGGLDDVVSQLMEVVGMPVLHPEIYMATGIEPPRGVLLHGPPGCGKTTIAYALAGELQVPFISISAPSVVSGMSGESEKKVREIFDEAKQLAPCLVFFDEIDAITPKRDGGAQREMERRIVAQLLTSMDELSLDKTDGKPVIIIGATNRPDSLDTALRRAGRFDREICINVPNEHARFKILESMVKNLRISGELDLLSIAKMTPGFVGADLKALVTAAGISAIKRIFTSLSEEDEKKLLLEGVQLQQEENKEDGMELDENPEELLQKSNEQPQFSKLSIIQKFLIKHPTALTPEQLASLCIEHQDFVTALPQIQPSAKREGFATIPDVTWSNVGALANVRVELHMAIVQPIKRPEIYEKVGITAPAGVLMWGPPGCGKTLLAKAVANESKANFISVKGPELLNKYVGESERAVRQVFTRARASVPCIIFFDELDALVPKRESSLSEASSRVVNTLLTELDGLNDRKGIFVIGATNRPDMIDPAMLRPGRLDKTLYIELPNASERLEILKTLIASNGTPLDSSVDLAVVAHDERCRNFSGADLSSLVREAGVIALKKKFFTGISIGDESIEELHMDDDVVVTSDDFEKALDSVKPSVSDRDRLKYERLNQRMGWSQANVVEQDK from the coding sequence ATGAatttgctggaggagcaAACTGAGATTATGAGGTCTAAGGGAATAACTAATGGGCCGTTGACCATGGCACTAGCGAAGGACCTGACGTCGCTACAAATTTTTGAATATGTCAAGCTGAAAGACGCTTCTTTCAGGAGAACCAAAGACGATCATTTGCGGTATTCGATCGATCGTGTGTGGAAAACGGTGATAGCggatgaggaagaggagatGAAAAGTATGGGTATTGATCCAAGCACTTTAAAGATCAAGGACGAAGAGTCAGAAGAACAAGACAACATGATGGAAGTCAAGGACACTAATCAAGCTAATAGAAGTGTTGTGAGTTTATGGAAAGAGGAGAATGACGTCCAGGCATCTGCCACCGAAACTGCAGAGCcagacgaaaaaaaagccaaaaaaagGTCCAAGGATGGGTCCAAGCACTCGAAAAGACCTAAGGTGGCTAAGGATCGCACTCCGCCAACCCTCACTCTTAGCCAGCTTGGTGGTCTGGATGACGTGGTTTCGCAGCTGATGGAAGTCGTTGGAATGCCTGTTCTCCATCCGGAGATCTATATGGCTACAGGAATTGAGCCTCCACGAGGAGTTCTTCTCCATGGTCCTCCGGGATGTGGAAAAACCACCATTGCATATGCGCTTGCAGGTGAGCTTCAAGTTCCGTTCATATCGATCAGTGCGCCGTCCGTGGTTAGCGGAATGTCTGGAGAGAGCGAGAAGAAGGTCAGAGAGATATTTGACGAGGCCAAGCAACTAGCCCCATGTTTGGtgttttttgatgaaatcgACGCTATTACTCCCAAAAGAGATGGCGGTGCACAGCGTGAGATGGAACGACGGATCGTGGCTCAACTGCTCACTTCGATGGACGAGCTTTCGCTTGACAAAACTGACGGAAAGCCTGTGATTATTATTGGCGCCACTAATCGCCCAGACTCCCTAGACACAGCCCTTAGAAGAGCAGGACGATTTGATAGAGAAATTTGCATAAATGTTCCAAATGAACATGCGCGGTTCAAAATTCTCGAGAGCATGGtcaagaatttgagaaTCAGCGGAgagcttgatcttctttcGATAGCCAAGATGACACCAGGGTTTGTGGGTGCGGATTTGAAGGCACTGGTGACGGCCGCAGGTATTTCTGCCATCAAGAGAATTTTCACCTCCTTGAGcgaggaagacgagaaaaagctgcttTTGGAAGGGGTGCAATTGCAACAGGAAGAGAACAAGGAGGATGGgatggagctggacgagaaccCCGAAGAGCTTCTGCAGAAAAGCAACGAGCAACCGCAGTTTAGCAAGCTCTCTATAATTCAAAAATTCCTCATCAAACACCCTACAGCGCTGACTCCAGAGCAGCTGGCATCTTTGTGCATAGAACACCAAGATTTCGTGACGGCCCTGCCTCAAATCCAACCATCcgcaaaaagagaaggCTTTGCCACCATTCCAGATGTCACGTGGTCGAACGTGGGTGCTTTGGCGAACGTGCGGGTGGAACTACACATGGCCATTGTGCAGCCTATCAAACGGCCCGAAATATACGAGAAAGTTGGTATTACGGCGCCAGCGGGCGTGCTTATGTGGGGTCCTCCTGGTTGCGGTAAAACACTGCTGGCTAAGGCCGTCGCCAACGAGTCGAAGGCCAATTTCATTTCTGTCAAAGGACCAGAGCTTCTCAATAAATACGTTGGTGAGTCCGAGCGCGCGGTCAGACAGGTGTTCACTCGTGCAAGAGCTTCAGTTCCGTGTATTATATTTTTCGACGAACTGGACGCATTGGTGCCAAAAAGAGAGTCGTCACTGAGCGAGGCGAGCTCGAGAGTTGTCAACACTCTGCTCACCGAACTGGACGGCCTCAACGATAGAAAAGGTATTTTTGTCATTGGAGCCACCAACAGACCAGATATGATCGATCCAGCCATGCTGCGTCCCGGAAGACTTGACAAGACGCTTTATATTGAGCTTCCTAATGCTTCTGAGAGACTGGAAATTCTCAAGACATTGATCGCCTCCAACGGAACACCTTTGGATTCCAGCGTCGACTTGGCCGTCGTGGCGCACGACGAGCGGTGCCGCAACTTTTCTGGTGCCGATCTCTCGTCGTTGGTCCGTGAGGCAGGTGTTATTGCATTAAAAAAGAAGTTTTTTACCGGTATCAGCATTGGAGACGAATCTATTGAGGAATTACATATGGACGATGACGTTGTGGTGACAAGTGACGACTTTGAAAAGGCTTTGGATAGCGTGAAGCCGTCTGTGAGTGACAGAGACCGCCTAAAATATGAGCGTCTTAATCAGAGAATGGGATGGAGCCAGGCCAACGTGGTGGAGCAGGACAAGTAA
- a CDS encoding cytochrome c oxidase subunit VIb, whose protein sequence is MSEPQYKLQTPGFDARFPQQNQTKHCYQSYLDYHKCVALKGEDFGPCKVFLSTFQSLCPTSWVDEWDEQRANGTFPGDLSVDKFQTSSEPQSESQE, encoded by the coding sequence ATGAGTGAACCACAATACAAACTCCAAACCCCGGGCTTCGACGCTAGATTCCCTCAACAAAACCAGACCAAGCACTGCTACCAATCCTACCTGGACTACCACAAGTGTGTTGCTCTTAAGGGTGAGGACTTTGGACCATGCAAAGTGTTCTTGTCCACTTTCCAGTCCCTGTGCCCAACTTCGTGGGTTGATGAGTGGGATGAGCAAAGGGCCAACGGTACTTTCCCAGGTGACCTCTCTGTTGACAAGTTCCAGACGAGTTCAGAGCCTCAATCTGAATCCCAGGAGTAG
- a CDS encoding Delta-aminolevulinic acid dehydratase: MHSAEYLEVRPTEISSILQGGYNHPLLRSWQHERQLTKDMFIFPLFVTDNEDDEDDIPSLPNIKRFGVKKLIPYVGTLVRKGLRAVILFGVPLKDGVKDPVGTAADDPDGPVIQAIKALKSAYPQLYIMCDVCLCEYTSHGHCGVLYEDGTINTEVSVQRIAAVAVNYAKAGANSVAPSDMIDGRVRAIKQGLINAGLAHKTFVMSYSAKFSGNLYGPFRDAACSSPGQGDRKCYQLPSGGRGLARRALTRDISEGADGILIKPSTFYLDIVREASDLCGDYPVGCYHVSGEYAMLHAAAEKGVVDLKTIAFEAHYGFLRAGARIIISYFTPEFLEWLDEPIPM, translated from the coding sequence ATGCATTCCGCAGAATACCTCGAAGTACGTCCAACAGAGATCTCGTCGATTCTCCAGGGAGGTTACAACCATCCTCTTCTTCGCTCGTGGCAACATGAGAGACAGTTGACCAAAGACATGTTCATATTTCCGCTATTTGTGACCGATaacgaagacgatgaggacgacATTCCATCGCTGCCAAACATCAAAAGATTTGGCGTCAAGAAACTGATTCCCTACGTCGGCACCCTGGTCAGGAAAGGCTTGAGGGCTGTTATCTTGTTCGGAGTTCCGCTGAAAGATGGAGTCAAGGATCCCGTGGGAACTGCTGCAGATGACCCAGACGGACCTGTTATCCAAGCAATCAAGGCACTTAAGTCAGCATATCCACAGCTTTACATCATGTGCGATGTTTGCCTGTGTGAATACACTTCACACGGTCACTGTGGCGTGTTATACGAAGACGGAACCATCAACACTGAGGTTTCTGTGCAACGAATCGCAGCAGTCGCCGTGAACTACGCAAAGGCCGGCGCAAACTCTGTTGCGCCATCAGATATGATTGACGGCCGTGTCAGGGCTATTAAACAAGGTCTCATAAACGCAGGCCTGGCCCACAAGACATTTGTGATGTCGTACTCTGCAAAATTCAGTGGTAATCTATACGGCCCATTTAGAGATGCTGCATGCTCTAGTCCTGGCCAGGGAGACAGAAAGTGTTACCAGCTACCATCTGGTGGAAGAGGTCTGGCAAGAAGAGCCCTGACTAGGGACATTTCGGAAGGAGCAGACGGTATTCTCATTAAACCGTCCACTTTCTATTTGGACATTGTTAGAGAGGCCAGCGACTTATGCGGAGATTATCCCGTTGGCTGCTACCATGTCAGCGGCGAGTACGCTATGTTGCACGCTGCAGCCGAAAAGGGTGTTGTCGACTTGAAAACGATTGCTTTCGAGGCTCATTACGGGTTCCTCAGAGCGGGAGCCAGAATTATCATCTCATACTTCACTCCAGAATTCCTTGAGTGGCTCGATGAGCCTATCCCGATGTAA
- a CDS encoding putative J domain-containing protein, translated as MTVPFPDIDPYAELGCNPQDAPPLIKKAYYKLCLKYHPDKLLEHDQKKYKTKFEKIQFSYQVLGDPKRRERYDKTGNLDESVADDDDFDWYAFFQEMRESDVKVTAELIEKDKKSYQGSEEEYQDVLETMIYYEGEFLRLFETIPHLEFSKGEEDRMFKLVQQMVVDGELKNYKNWTTYVKNRSSEMKKMFRQLKKESKEAEEALKEINEKNQLKLDGSEDSLRQLIQSKKSHTFDNLIAKYSKQSKKQSKRSKQSEYDLDDEEFSRIQKKMKKQRHS; from the coding sequence ATGACTGTCCCATTCCCAGACATTGATCCGTACGCAGAATTGGGGTGCAATCCCCAGGACGCACCGCCGTTGATAAAGAAGGCCTATTATAAACTGTGTCTCAAGTATCATCCTGACAAATTATTGGAGCATGATCAGAAGAAGTACAAAACaaagtttgagaagataCAGTTTAGCTATCAGGTACTGGGTGATCCGAAAAGACGCGAACGTTACGATAAAACAGGAAACTTAGATGAGAGCGTAGCAGATGATGACGATTTCGATTGGTATGCGTTCTTCCAGGAGATGAGAGAGTCAGATGTAAAAGTCACTGCTGAGCTGATCGAAAAGGATAAGAAAAGCTATCAGGGCTCAGAGGAGGAATACCAAGACGTGTTGGAAACGATGATCTACTACGAGGGAGAGTTTTTACGTCTGTTTGAGACAATACCTCATTTGGAATTCTCGAAAGGGGAAGAGGACCGCATGTTCAAGCTGGTGCAACAGATGGTTGTGGATGGTGAGCTGAAGAACTACAAGAACTGGACGACGTATGTCAAAAACCGTAGCTCagaaatgaagaagatgTTCCGTCagttgaagaaggagagcAAAGAGGCGGAGGAGGCTCTGAAGGAAATCAATGAGAAAAACCAGCTTAAACTGGACGGATCAGAAGATTCCTTGCGGCAGCTGATCCAGTCTAAAAAATCGCATACTTTTGACAACCTCATCGCCAAATACAGCAAACAAAGTAAAAAACAATCCAAAAGGTCCAAGCAATCTGAGTACGATCTAGATGATGAGGAGTTTTCCAGAATTCAGAAAAAGATGAAAAAACAGCGACACAGTTGA
- a CDS encoding Nucleoporin NUP49/NSP49, whose translation MFGNTAGASSTGGTGFSFGGSNASKPAFSFGNTQNNTPAGSQPNSTGGLFGANNNNTTGSTNIFGANSNTSNASTGFGNTNSSTSGGLFGNNTTSGGLFGQNNTSTAPKPAFSFGNNANNTNQTGASANTGFSFGGASNTQNNTQTGNQTGGLFGSSSTSAPSTNTGFSFGNTNNAANNTSNTSTSLFGNKPGGLFGQPSQPTGTGSSLFGGNQQSGSGGLLGNQQNTVGTSGGLFGNQQNSSLGGTGSLFGNQQNTSGTSGALFGNQQQNTNLNQPQLPPLNPMTKVSDLPEAFQKELEQLDQYIQTQVAIAERLKNDEDEHKELINSIPRDIDFLEKRYFSTNQALNSDLKFVESFKNKTLENFDNWVEKLIKVYLQLTNPMILGMSNNEQAKSADGTVTQIIGVNGVRTAGLLQSQPSKSQQLDKDSHVNVPQILNSYYSAKIEEFRQNIDKYQLILQEVENSISDLDKVSLSGGPAIGSYGLDMIVSTLKEEFQLYVELANEFAEVHHQVKRLDDGSI comes from the coding sequence ATGTTTGGCAACACAGCAGGCGCCTCATCTACAGGCGGAACAGGCTTCTCTTTCGGGGGCTCTAATGCTTCGAAGCCTGCATTTTCCTTTGGGAACACTCAAAACAATACTCCAGCTGGCTCCCAGCCCAATTCTACAGGCGGTCTGTTTGGGGCCAATAACAACAATACCACGGGATCTACAAACATCTTTGGGGCCAATTCGAATACAAGCAATGCGTCAACTGGATTTGGAAACACAAATTCCTCGACTTCTGGAGGATTATTTGGAAATAACACCACCTCAGGTGGATTATTTGGCCAAAACAATACGTCCACCGCACCAAAACCAGCATTCTCGTTTGGTAATAATGCAAACAATACCAATCAAACAGGAGCCTCCGCAAACACAGGTTTCTCATTTGGAGGAGCTTCGAACACTCAAAATAATACGCAAACTGGCAACCAAACTGGAGGCCTTTTCGGATCCTCAAGCacttctgctccttccACGAATACGGGATTCTCTTTCGGAAATACCAACAATGCAGCCAATAATACATCCAATACGTCCACCAGTTTATTTGGAAATAAACCTGGAGGGCTATTTGGACAACCGTCTCAACCTACCGGCACAGGCTCTTCACTATTTGGAGGAAATCAGCAATCAGGCTCAGGTGGCCTTCTGGGTAACCAGCAAAACACTGTTGGCACATCGGGAGgtctttttggcaatcAACAAAATAGCAGTTTAGGAGGCACAGGCAGTCTTTTTGGCAACCAACAAAATACATCTGGAACGTCTGGAGCATTATTTGGCAACCAGCAACAAAATACAAATCTCAACCAGCCCCAACTGCCTCCGTTAAACCCTATGACCAAAGTGAGCGATCTACCGGAggcttttcaaaaagagctggagcagctggaccaATACATTCAGACTCAAGTGGCTATTGCGGAGCGACTAaagaacgacgaggatgaaCACAAAGAACTTATCAACAGCATTCCTAGAGACATTGATTTCCTTGAGAAACGTTACTTTTCTACTAACCAGGCTCTTAATAGCGACCTGAAGTTCGTCGAAAGCTTCAAAAACAAGACCCTCGAAAATTTTGACAACTGGGTGGAGAAATTAATCAAGGTCTATTTACAGCTGACCAATCCAATGATTCTGGGAATGTCCAACAACGAGCAAGCAAAGTCTGCAGATGGCACGGTAACCCAAATCATTGGAGTTAATGGAGTTAGGACTGCAGGCCTTTTGCAATCGCAGCCTTCCAAGTCGCAACAGCTGGATAAAGACTCCCATGTGAATGTTCCTCAAATCCTCAACAGCTACTACAGTGCCAAGATTGAAGAGTTTAGACAAAACATTGACAAGTACCAGTTGATTCTGCAAGAAGTAGAAAATTCAATTAGCGATCTAGACAAGGTTTCATTAAGTGGAGGCCCGGCCATCGGTTCATACGGTCTCGATATGATTGTCAGCACATTGAAGGAAGAATTCCAGCTTTATGTCGAGCTGGCCAATGAGTTTGCAGAAGTCCACCATCAGGTTAAAAGGCTCGATGACGGGTCAATATAG
- a CDS encoding Cell division control protein 4: MTSPRRTSSNKHTSVNSIRYPLSNISLGSVLPFSEDVSAKACETRVDIGQDPDTESRASRKRLNTGGFTSGGSDSEMTDIAIDTNAVVDKTGSSPPSKKRMVDNLPAGAPTVTSPSASSSSSSDSAKMATPSNFVISTSSNYTDELQQLPLPSPSASPIQSGNLVDPQNFEGVEYTDDHGSRVIQTREERAEIFKSVNELISLLPVGSSEVNYLLWSLLQKTDRSTLSSLQETIRNSLRKDLVSLLPSEISMKIFGYLDYESLLRTSEICRSWLKLSMESYDFWKDLLFKDGFIATTDEFESEYDWVKSLNPDMNSCQITKWIYRRRLAISKRWKNPDFQPRRITLPGQGPDVITCLQFDDDKIVAGDADHSITIYDINTGKLRSVLSGHTGGVWAMKYLGNILASGATDRTVRIWNMKQGKCTHVFRGHTSTVRCLEILEPKQIGVDDEGNAIMFPKVPLVVTGSRDSTLYVWRLPITGEDEDLPDEPIELDETSNKYLVKVLRGHTGSIRAVSGSANILVSGSYDANARVWDLRTGECKWLLSGHTERIYSCVLDVKKNRCISGSADNTVRIWDLNTGETVAILEGHQNLVGLVTLSENALVSAAADSTVRIWDPNTGDMKHVLRGHTSAITCIQHNDNIIISGSNGMLKMWDTQTGKFIRDLLDDVDGNVWQVKSDYRRCIAAVQKDGGTYIEILDFGHSNADNLRFYQNADQIM; the protein is encoded by the coding sequence ATGACATCGCCTAGAAGAACAAGCTCGAACAAGCACACCTCTGTGAACTCGATCAGGTATCCGCTTTCTAACATCAGCCTGGGTTCCGTGTTGCCGTTCTCTGAAGACGTATCAGCTAAAGCTTGTGAAACGCGCGTCGATATTGGGCAAGACCCCGACACCGAGAGCCGAGCCTCCAGAAAACGCCTTAACACGGGAGGTTTTACGTCCGGGGGTTCCGACTCTGAGATGACAGACATAGCTATCGATACTAACGCCGTTGTGGATAAAACAGGGTCTAGTCCTCCTAGCAAAAAACGCATGGTGGATAATTTACCGGCCGGGGCTCCGACAGTGACATCCCCATCAgcttcgtcgtcgagcagctcggATTCTGCAAAGATGGCCACACCATCCAACTTCGTGATAAGCACGTCCTCCAACTACACTGACGAGTTGCAGCAACTTCCGCTTCCATCACCCAGCGCGTCACCAATACAGTCCGGAAACCTTGTTGATCCCCAAAATTTTGAGGGAGTGGAGTATACTGATGACCACGGCTCCAGAGTGATTCAGACAAGAGAGGAGAGAGCAGAGATTTTCAAGTCCGTCAATGAATTGATTAGTCTGCTTCCAGTCGGATCCTCAGAAGTGAATTATCTGCTCTGGTCATTACTACAGAAAACCGATAGATCCACTCTTTCATCATTACAAGAGACCATAAGGAACTCGCTGAGAAAAGACTTGGTTTCGCTTCTACCATCAGAGATCAGTATGAAGATATTCGGGTATCTTGACTACGAGTCTTTATTGCGGACTTCTGAAATTTGCAGAAGCTGGCTTAAGCTTTCCATGGAGAGCTAcgatttctggaaagaCCTTCTCTTCAAGGACGGGTTTATTGCCACAACAGATGAATTTGAGTCAGAATATGACTGGGTTAAGTCGCTAAATCCAGACATGAACTCCTGTCAGATTACGAAATGGATATACAGACGAAGACTGGCAATTTCCaaaagatggaaaaatCCAGATTTCCAACCTCGCCGTATCACGTTGCCTGGGCAGGGCCCAGACGTGATCACATGTTTGCAATTTGACGACGATAAAATCGTCGCGGGTGATGCTGATCATAGCATCACCATTTATGATATCAATACCGGAAAACTCAGATCTGTCCTTTCAGGCCATACAGGAGGTGTTTGGGCAATGAAATACCTGGGAAACATATTGGCCTCCGGAGCAACAGACAGAACAGTTCGCATCTGGAATATGAAACAGGGAAAATGCACGCATGTTTTTCGTGGCCATACCTCGACTGTCAGATGCCTggagattttggagcctAAACAAATAGGTGTCGACGACGAAGGTAATGCTATAATGTTCCCTAAGGTGCCGTTGGTAGTTACTGGTTCCAGAGACTCGACTCTTTACGTCTGGAGGTTGCCTATAACGggagaagacgaagacCTTCCGGACGAACCAATTGAGCTTGACGAAACGTCTAACAAGTACTTGGTGAAAGTGCTGCGTGGCCACACGGGCTCCATCCGTGCCGTTTCAGGATCGGCCAATATCCTTGTGAGTGGCAGTTACGATGCTAACGCTCGCGTGTGGGATTTGAGAACGGGAGAATGTAAATGGCTCCTATCCGGCCACACTGAAAGAATATACAGCTGTGTCTTGGACGTGAAGAAAAATAGGTGCATTTCAGGTTCCGCTGACAACACAGTAAGGATATGGGACCTCAATACGGGTGAGACGGTGGCAATCTTGGAAGGCCACCAGAATCTGGTTGGTCTTGTCACTCTGTCTGAAAATGCTTTGGTATCCGCAGCTGCCGACTCTACGGTGAGAATCTGGGATCCAAATACTGGTGATATGAAGCATGTTTTGAGGGGACACACTTCGGCAATCACTTGTATTCAGCACAACGACAACATCATCATATCAGGATCGAATGGAATGCTGAAGATGTGGGACACGCAGACCGGAAAGTTTATCAGAGATTTGCTTGACGATGTGGATGGTAATGTCTGGCAAGTGAAATCGGATTATAGACGATGcattgctgctgttcaGAAAGATGGGGGTACATACATTGAGATCCTCGACTTTGGTCACTCCAATGCTGATAATCTCAGATTTTACCAGAACGCAGATCAGATTATGTAA
- a CDS encoding myristoylated subunit of escrtiii, whose product MGNTASSGPKITPQDKAILQLKLQRDKLHKVSVKIQTVIDRETEIAKQCVKQNNRRKALLALRKKKYQQNLLSTVEKQAETLEELINTIEFKLIEKDFVYGLEQGNQVLKQLNKEMSIEKVDKILDDSEEGIRYQEELSNRLGELMSKSLEDEVDLELEELEKQERAKEAPQKDVAAQLPEVVNKPLPDIKMEQPEEREEEQPAPLPA is encoded by the coding sequence ATGGGCAATACAGCATCCTCAGGGCCCAAAATTACGCCACAGGATAAAGCGATTTTGCAACTGAAATTGCAAAGAGATAAGCTTCACAAAGTGTCGGTCAAAATTCAGACGGTCATTGACAGAGAGACAGAGATCGCCAAGCAATGCGTCAAACAAAATAATCGTAGGAAAGCCCTCCTGGcattgaggaagaagaaatatCAACAAAACCTGCTTTCAACAGTGGAAAAGCAAGCTGAAacgctggaagagctgatAAATACAATTGAGTTCAAGCTTATCGAAAAAGACTTTGTTTACGGCCTCGAACAGGGGAATCAAGTCCTCAAACAGTTAAACAAAGAAATGAGCATAGAGAAAGTGGATAAAATATTGGACGATTCAGAAGAGGGAATCAGATACCAGGAAGAGTTGAGCAATAGACTGGGAGAGCTTATGTCCAAGAGTCTAGAAGATGAggtggatctggaactcGAGGAACTGGAAAAACAGGAGAGAGCAAAGGAGGCTCCTCAAAAAGATGTTGCGGCCCAGCTTCCAGAAGTTGTCAACAAACCTCTGCCCGATATCAAAATGGAGCAACCAGAGGAGCGCGAAGAGGAGCAACCTGCCCCACTACCTGCATGA